One window of the Carnobacterium maltaromaticum DSM 20342 genome contains the following:
- a CDS encoding FtsX-like permease family protein, producing the protein MTIFERAVLRIRHTPMRSILVFFLYVAFSLILVFLFSMLTQLNFSLDTINETLNLKQSDLTINTDFFQSLAETIKHKQDIVGQLLLFTIVFGAIGFTALHGLLLFFRRKELLNFRLIGEKKRKIFFQLVLENLILLNVFLLFLFVTSVFFRQPVAQQLNQIEQNFVGKTEKHFLIQTNSTIISATQDDKLPSENPQPYKEGVSKFNTVTLTDANQTIGTNPQRFVQFALGMNLFTLLCMSPAALWFLNRNTLKYG; encoded by the coding sequence ATGACTATTTTCGAACGGGCTGTTTTACGTATTCGACATACGCCTATGAGAAGCATTCTTGTTTTCTTTCTGTATGTTGCGTTCAGTTTAATTTTAGTTTTCTTATTCTCAATGTTAACTCAACTTAATTTTTCTTTAGATACTATAAATGAAACCTTAAATTTAAAGCAAAGCGATTTAACAATTAATACAGATTTTTTTCAGTCATTAGCTGAAACAATTAAGCATAAACAAGATATAGTCGGCCAACTCCTTTTATTTACCATTGTATTTGGTGCAATTGGCTTTACTGCTCTCCATGGACTATTACTTTTCTTTAGAAGAAAAGAGCTTTTAAATTTTCGTTTAATTGGCGAAAAGAAAAGAAAAATCTTTTTTCAACTCGTGCTAGAAAATCTAATTTTATTAAATGTTTTTTTATTGTTTTTATTTGTTACAAGCGTCTTTTTCCGGCAACCTGTGGCACAACAACTCAATCAAATTGAGCAAAATTTTGTTGGAAAGACTGAAAAACATTTCCTTATTCAAACGAATTCAACTATTATATCTGCTACGCAGGATGATAAATTACCAAGTGAGAATCCGCAACCCTATAAAGAAGGTGTCTCAAAGTTTAATACAGTCACCTTAACAGATGCTAACCAAACTATTGGAACAAACCCTCAGAGGTTCGTTCAGTTTGCCTTAGGAATGAATTTATTCACACTATTGTGTATGTCACCAGCAGCCTTATGGTTTCTTAATCGAAATACTTTGAAATACGGATGA
- a CDS encoding sensor histidine kinase, with translation MKYLYQQMLAFFAVIMTVLVILGFSFLKFTTDTVQENLESQLSSYANTIIENRLVENAEWAELLLHNQGVRIYVTDTNKQIISPKRDKGKYLNISDADLKELTKGNEVSSKGDSPIDLLGNKNKQLWVLVSFVYTETQEFAGIVYVDAPMSNIKGSISELKKNLYFALVISTICALILSFVLAQYQVKRINRLRSATHRISKGDFDVHLESKDRDEFDDLAEDFNTMASSLKESNEEIERQENRRRQFMADAAHEMRTPLTTINGLLEGLEYDVFPEEQKKRSITLMQNETRRLIRLVNENLDYEKIRSNQITLSRYTFNVHDALESIVQQLSGKAEESGNKLTLDCPRELTVYADYDRFVQVIVNIVQNAIQFTKDGQISVIGLAGLKETVIEITDTGIGMTAEEVKNIWERYYKADVSRKNTKFGESGLGLAIVQQLMNLHDGKVTVESVPDQGTTFRLSFPKEVIEEGTTEKLENPDLKA, from the coding sequence ATGAAATATCTTTATCAGCAAATGTTAGCCTTTTTTGCAGTAATCATGACGGTCTTAGTTATTTTAGGGTTTTCTTTTCTTAAATTTACAACAGATACTGTTCAAGAAAATTTGGAGAGCCAATTAAGTAGTTATGCCAACACTATTATTGAAAATCGTTTAGTTGAGAATGCCGAATGGGCGGAATTATTATTACACAACCAGGGTGTTAGGATTTATGTTACGGACACTAATAAGCAAATTATTTCGCCAAAGCGAGATAAAGGCAAATATTTAAATATATCAGATGCAGATTTGAAGGAATTAACTAAAGGGAACGAGGTTAGCTCAAAAGGTGATTCTCCCATTGATTTATTAGGGAATAAAAATAAGCAATTATGGGTTTTAGTGTCCTTTGTCTATACAGAGACGCAAGAATTTGCGGGAATTGTGTATGTGGATGCGCCCATGAGCAATATTAAGGGAAGTATATCCGAGCTGAAAAAAAATCTTTATTTTGCGTTAGTTATTTCAACGATCTGTGCGTTAATACTCAGCTTTGTTTTAGCACAATATCAAGTCAAACGGATTAATCGCTTGCGTAGTGCTACGCACCGAATTTCAAAAGGTGATTTTGATGTCCATTTAGAAAGTAAAGATCGTGATGAATTTGATGATTTAGCAGAAGATTTCAATACGATGGCTAGCTCATTAAAAGAATCAAATGAAGAAATAGAGCGTCAGGAGAACCGGAGAAGGCAGTTTATGGCAGATGCGGCTCATGAGATGAGAACGCCGTTAACAACCATTAACGGGCTTTTAGAGGGTCTAGAATACGACGTTTTTCCAGAAGAGCAAAAAAAGCGGAGTATTACATTGATGCAAAATGAAACTAGACGCCTCATTCGTTTAGTTAATGAAAATTTAGATTATGAAAAAATTCGTTCCAATCAAATCACTTTAAGCCGTTATACATTTAACGTCCATGATGCCTTGGAAAGCATCGTCCAACAATTGAGCGGAAAGGCTGAAGAATCAGGTAACAAACTTACACTTGATTGTCCTCGAGAATTGACTGTGTACGCTGATTATGACCGTTTCGTCCAAGTGATAGTGAATATTGTTCAAAATGCGATTCAATTTACAAAGGATGGTCAAATTTCAGTTATTGGATTAGCAGGTTTAAAAGAAACTGTGATTGAAATTACAGATACAGGGATTGGAATGACTGCTGAGGAAGTCAAAAATATCTGGGAACGTTACTATAAAGCAGATGTTTCTAGAAAGAACACAAAATTTGGTGAGTCTGGTTTAGGCTTGGCTATCGTGCAACAATTAATGAATTTGCATGATGGGAAAGTAACAGTTGAAAGTGTTCCAGATCAAGGTACTACATTTAGATTAAGTTTTCCAAAAGAAGTGATTGAAGAAGGAACTACTGAAAAGTTAGAGAATCCTGATTTAAAAGCTTAA
- a CDS encoding response regulator transcription factor, with protein sequence MKILMIEDNQSVCEMMEMFFLKENWDATFKQDGKEGLDAFLEQPDSWDIVTLDLNLPTMDGIQICREIRKVSETVPIIMLTAKDSESDQVIGLEMGADDYVTKPFSPLTLIARLKALHRRADLTSHEEVPKHKLDEDFEVATDHLKINTKTREAFLFEKPIEGLTPKEFELLYTLAKSPKQVFSREQLLTLVWDYQYYGDERTVDAHIKKLRQKIEKTGPQVIQTVWGVGYKFDDSGVE encoded by the coding sequence ATGAAAATATTAATGATAGAAGATAACCAATCTGTTTGTGAAATGATGGAAATGTTTTTTTTGAAGGAAAATTGGGATGCTACGTTTAAACAAGACGGAAAAGAGGGCTTAGATGCTTTTTTAGAGCAGCCAGATTCTTGGGATATTGTGACACTAGATTTAAATTTACCAACAATGGATGGAATTCAAATCTGCCGTGAAATTCGTAAAGTATCGGAGACAGTGCCGATTATCATGTTAACAGCTAAAGATTCAGAGAGCGATCAAGTGATTGGCTTGGAAATGGGCGCAGATGACTATGTAACGAAGCCTTTTAGTCCACTAACACTAATTGCCAGACTGAAGGCGTTACACCGTAGAGCAGATTTAACTAGCCATGAAGAAGTACCAAAGCATAAGTTGGATGAAGATTTTGAAGTGGCAACAGATCATTTGAAAATTAACACAAAAACACGAGAAGCTTTCTTATTTGAAAAGCCGATTGAAGGATTAACACCAAAAGAATTTGAATTGCTTTATACATTAGCTAAAAGTCCAAAGCAAGTTTTTTCTCGAGAGCAGTTACTAACATTAGTTTGGGATTATCAATATTATGGGGATGAACGAACAGTTGATGCTCATATTAAAAAATTACGCCAAAAAATTGAAAAAACAGGTCCGCAAGTGATTCAAACAGTTTGGGGAGTGGGCTATAAATTTGACGACAGCGGAGTTGAATAG
- a CDS encoding 3D domain-containing protein: MKKRILSIAIASTLFVGIAGVSSALAATLDDNSEQVVPKNVATLSGQTVLANLTTQKNSNNDSKTIVQELLAAQTLKDQTPSMSKVTKVEKTSTVANYTVEAGDTIENIAKAFEVSLEDLMKWNAGLTIDSIIQVGQTIKIQTEKDPTTIETSKLSWEAPAPVVEVAPEPAVVAEAPVTQPVEAVAEVAPAPTVETTPTAAAPSGRVVTVSATAYSTSEPGMSSFTALGIDLRQTSNVIAVDPNVIPLGSRVFVEGYGEAIAGDTGGAIVGNKIDVHFATVDACYQWGVRSVQVTILD, encoded by the coding sequence ATGAAAAAAAGAATTCTATCGATTGCTATAGCATCTACATTATTTGTAGGTATAGCAGGAGTATCTTCTGCCTTAGCAGCAACATTAGATGATAACTCAGAACAGGTGGTACCTAAAAATGTAGCAACACTATCTGGACAAACTGTGTTAGCTAACTTAACTACTCAAAAAAACTCTAATAATGATTCAAAGACTATTGTACAAGAGCTATTAGCAGCTCAAACTTTAAAAGATCAAACACCAAGTATGTCAAAAGTAACTAAAGTAGAAAAAACATCTACAGTTGCAAATTATACTGTAGAAGCAGGAGACACTATTGAAAATATTGCTAAAGCATTTGAAGTTTCATTAGAAGATTTAATGAAATGGAATGCCGGATTAACGATTGATTCAATCATTCAAGTTGGTCAAACAATAAAAATTCAAACTGAAAAAGATCCAACTACTATTGAAACTTCAAAATTATCTTGGGAAGCACCAGCACCAGTTGTTGAAGTAGCACCAGAACCAGCAGTAGTTGCAGAAGCACCTGTTACTCAACCAGTAGAGGCAGTTGCAGAAGTAGCACCAGCACCAACTGTTGAAACAACTCCAACTGCAGCGGCACCAAGTGGGCGTGTCGTAACTGTTTCAGCTACAGCATATAGCACAAGCGAACCAGGAATGTCCTCGTTTACAGCACTTGGCATTGATTTAAGACAAACGTCAAATGTAATTGCTGTTGACCCTAATGTAATTCCATTAGGAAGCCGTGTATTCGTAGAAGGATATGGTGAAGCCATTGCTGGTGATACAGGTGGAGCGATTGTTGGAAATAAAATTGATGTTCATTTTGCAACAGTTGATGCATGTTATCAGTGGGGTGTACGTTCAGTCCAAGTTACTATTTTAGATTAA
- a CDS encoding single-stranded DNA-binding protein, with protein sequence MNQVTLVGRLVREIQLQEVGESKSVVNNTIAVQRIFKTEQQQQADFIPLVAWGKVAKLLDLYCEKGDLIGINGKMQSRSYINSENITIFVVEMRVEEIQFLQNKRTEETIAIVEP encoded by the coding sequence ATGAATCAAGTTACTTTGGTTGGCCGTTTAGTTAGAGAGATTCAATTACAAGAGGTAGGGGAAAGTAAGTCAGTTGTTAATAATACAATTGCTGTACAACGTATTTTTAAAACCGAACAACAACAGCAAGCTGATTTTATTCCACTTGTTGCTTGGGGGAAAGTTGCAAAATTATTAGATTTATATTGCGAGAAAGGGGATTTAATTGGTATTAATGGAAAGATGCAATCACGAAGCTACATCAATAGTGAAAATATTACTATATTTGTTGTAGAAATGCGTGTTGAAGAAATTCAATTTTTACAAAATAAACGAACGGAAGAGACAATAGCGATAGTTGAACCTTAA
- a CDS encoding DNA-directed RNA polymerase subunit beta, giving the protein MPNKKEKMGAIPTPLKVLIVIVVIILTFLIGAMIGFGLLGDGNPFAVFSQNTWEHIFSFFTKGPKN; this is encoded by the coding sequence ATGCCAAATAAGAAAGAAAAAATGGGAGCAATTCCAACACCTCTCAAGGTATTAATTGTCATTGTTGTGATTATTCTAACGTTTTTAATTGGAGCAATGATTGGATTTGGACTATTAGGTGATGGCAATCCTTTTGCTGTTTTTAGCCAAAATACTTGGGAACATATCTTTAGCTTTTTTACAAAAGGACCAAAAAATTAA
- a CDS encoding rod shape-determining protein, whose translation MAKDIGIDLGTANVLIHVKGKGIVLNEPAVVAIDTTNGQVLAVGEEAYRMVGRTPGNIRAIRPLEDGVIADFDITEAMLSYFINKLNVKGFLSKPNILICCPTNITSIEQKAIIQAAEKSGGKNVYLEEEPKVAAIGAGMDIFQPSGNMVIDIGGGTSDIAVLSMGDIVTSRSLKLAGDKLDSEITQYVKKKYKLLIGERTAESIKIEIGTVFPKNRSDSMDVRGRDMVSGLPRTITITSDEVQEALNESMMLIVQQAKDVLEQTPPELSADIIDRGIILTGGGALLDGIDQLFAEELKVPVFVAERPLDAVALGTGILLENISKKRR comes from the coding sequence ATGGCGAAAGATATAGGTATCGATTTAGGTACAGCAAATGTATTAATTCATGTAAAAGGAAAAGGGATTGTTTTAAATGAGCCTGCGGTAGTAGCTATTGACACAACAAATGGTCAAGTATTGGCAGTAGGAGAAGAAGCTTATCGAATGGTAGGGCGTACTCCAGGAAATATCCGGGCAATTCGTCCTTTAGAGGATGGTGTTATTGCTGATTTTGATATTACGGAAGCTATGCTTTCTTATTTCATTAATAAGTTGAATGTGAAAGGATTCTTGTCAAAACCGAATATTTTAATTTGCTGTCCAACAAATATTACCTCTATTGAGCAAAAAGCCATTATTCAAGCTGCTGAAAAAAGTGGTGGGAAAAACGTCTATCTCGAAGAAGAACCAAAAGTTGCCGCAATTGGTGCTGGAATGGATATTTTTCAACCAAGTGGAAACATGGTAATTGATATAGGTGGAGGAACTAGTGATATCGCTGTTTTATCAATGGGAGATATCGTAACTAGTCGTTCATTAAAATTAGCTGGTGACAAATTAGATAGTGAAATCACACAGTATGTGAAGAAAAAATATAAATTATTGATTGGTGAAAGAACTGCTGAATCAATTAAAATTGAAATTGGAACAGTTTTCCCTAAAAATCGTTCTGATTCAATGGATGTTCGTGGTCGCGATATGGTCAGTGGTTTACCAAGAACAATTACGATTACTTCTGATGAAGTTCAAGAAGCACTAAATGAATCAATGATGCTAATTGTACAACAAGCAAAAGATGTTTTAGAACAAACTCCACCAGAATTATCAGCGGATATTATTGATCGCGGGATTATTTTAACAGGTGGTGGTGCCTTGTTAGATGGAATTGATCAATTATTTGCGGAAGAACTAAAAGTTCCAGTTTTTGTTGCGGAGCGTCCATTAGATGCAGTCGCATTAGGTACAGGTATCTTATTGGAAAATATTAGCAAAAAACGTCGTTAA
- the murA gene encoding UDP-N-acetylglucosamine 1-carboxyvinyltransferase — MEKIIVRGGKRLEGTVKVEGAKNAVLPILAATILASVGESKLTNVPTLSDVFTINEVLHHLNLDINFSEKNKEVVVNATHELNFEAPFEYVSKMRASIVVMGPLLARLGHAKVALPGGCAIGTRPIDLHLKGFEAMGARVHIENGFIEAFADELKGARIYLDFPSVGATQNIMMAATLAKGTTVIENVAREPEIVDLANFLNRMGAKVIGAGTETIRIEGVEVLTGTEHGIIPDRIEAGTFMVAAAMTKGNIFIEDAVAEHNKPLISKLKEMNVSITEEENGMRVIGPEKLKATDVKTMPHPGFPTDMQAQMTAVQLLAEGTSTMTETVFENRYMHMEELRRMNANFKVEGPSLVMYGPTKLQGAEVAATDLRAAAALILSGLCAEGYTRVTHLEYLDRGYFEFHKKLQALGADVERVNEEENQLTEAELEKMFN; from the coding sequence ATGGAAAAAATAATTGTTCGTGGCGGCAAACGTCTGGAAGGAACAGTTAAAGTAGAAGGTGCTAAAAATGCAGTATTACCAATTTTAGCAGCAACTATCTTAGCAAGTGTTGGGGAAAGTAAATTAACAAATGTACCAACATTGTCTGATGTATTTACAATCAATGAAGTGTTACACCATTTAAACTTAGATATTAACTTTAGTGAAAAAAATAAAGAGGTTGTTGTCAATGCAACCCATGAATTGAATTTTGAAGCACCTTTTGAATACGTAAGTAAAATGCGTGCGTCAATTGTTGTAATGGGTCCATTATTGGCTCGTTTAGGTCATGCTAAAGTTGCGCTTCCAGGTGGTTGTGCAATCGGAACAAGACCAATTGATTTACATTTAAAAGGCTTTGAAGCGATGGGTGCGAGAGTACATATCGAAAATGGCTTTATAGAAGCGTTCGCTGATGAATTAAAAGGCGCAAGAATTTACCTTGACTTCCCTAGCGTAGGTGCAACACAAAATATTATGATGGCTGCAACGTTAGCTAAAGGTACAACAGTCATTGAAAACGTAGCCCGTGAACCTGAAATTGTCGATTTAGCTAACTTTTTAAATCGCATGGGTGCAAAAGTTATTGGAGCAGGAACTGAGACAATTCGAATCGAAGGTGTCGAAGTTTTAACTGGTACAGAACATGGTATTATTCCTGATAGAATTGAAGCGGGCACGTTTATGGTCGCTGCAGCAATGACTAAGGGAAATATTTTTATTGAAGATGCTGTTGCAGAACATAATAAACCTTTAATTTCAAAATTAAAAGAAATGAATGTTTCAATTACTGAAGAAGAAAATGGCATGCGTGTTATTGGACCTGAAAAGTTGAAAGCAACTGATGTAAAAACGATGCCACATCCCGGTTTCCCAACGGATATGCAAGCACAAATGACTGCTGTTCAATTATTAGCAGAAGGTACTAGCACAATGACTGAGACCGTTTTTGAGAATCGCTATATGCATATGGAAGAATTACGTCGTATGAATGCGAATTTCAAAGTTGAAGGTCCATCATTAGTTATGTATGGCCCAACTAAACTGCAAGGTGCTGAAGTTGCCGCTACAGATCTTAGAGCTGCTGCTGCCCTTATTTTAAGTGGATTATGCGCAGAAGGTTATACTCGTGTGACGCATTTAGAATATTTAGATCGTGGGTACTTTGAATTCCATAAAAAACTGCAAGCACTTGGTGCGGATGTTGAACGTGTGAATGAAGAAGAAAATCAGCTAACTGAAGCAGAATTAGAAAAAATGTTTAACTAA